A genomic segment from Prochlorothrix hollandica PCC 9006 = CALU 1027 encodes:
- a CDS encoding nitroreductase family protein, with translation MDTLEAIQQRRSVKHYDPDHRMSSEEIQTLMNHVILSPTSFNIQNWRFVVVQDPEVKQQLRGAAWGQAQVTDASIVVLVCADLLAWDQEPERYWRNAPESVQEQLVPMIGKFYAGNDQLQRDEALRSSGIASQTLMLAAKAMGYDSCPMIGFDPVQVAEIVNLPPTHIIGLMVTVGKALKPAQGRSGSLALSEVMVIDRY, from the coding sequence ATGGATACCCTAGAAGCCATTCAACAGCGGCGATCGGTCAAACATTATGATCCCGACCATCGGATGTCCTCGGAGGAGATCCAAACCCTGATGAACCATGTCATCCTGTCCCCCACCTCCTTTAATATCCAGAACTGGCGGTTTGTGGTGGTGCAGGATCCAGAGGTGAAGCAGCAACTGCGGGGGGCAGCTTGGGGACAGGCCCAGGTGACCGATGCCTCGATCGTGGTGTTGGTGTGTGCCGATCTGCTGGCTTGGGATCAGGAACCGGAGCGCTATTGGCGCAATGCCCCGGAGTCCGTCCAGGAGCAACTGGTGCCCATGATTGGCAAGTTTTATGCCGGTAATGACCAATTACAGCGGGATGAAGCCCTGCGTTCCTCTGGCATTGCGTCCCAGACCTTGATGCTGGCGGCCAAGGCCATGGGCTACGATAGCTGTCCCATGATTGGCTTTGATCCGGTCCAGGTGGCGGAGATTGTCAACCTGCCCCCAACCCATATCATTGGCCTGATGGTGACGGTGGGGAAAGCTTTGAAACCAGCCCAAGGGCGATCGGGTTCCTTGGCGTTATCCGAGGTGATGGTGATCGATCGCTATTAA
- a CDS encoding pirin family protein: protein MMTLRPARDRGAVNMDWLDSHHSFSFGHYYDPQNMGFSSLRVINEDIIQPSQGFGTHGHQDMEIVTYVLSGSLQHKDSLGNGSIIRPGDVQRMTAGTGIRHSEFNASDTEPVHLLQIWILPETLGLEPSYEEIHIPAAEKQGTLRLLASQDGRSNSVTVHQAMSLYGAVLDGGESVTYDLLPGRSLWLQVARGGLTLTTAAGSQAVGAGDGVAIAAATALTLTGDAALDPAVSAEILLFDLPGLAGPQSP, encoded by the coding sequence ATGATGACCCTGCGCCCTGCCCGCGATCGTGGTGCCGTCAATATGGATTGGCTAGACAGCCACCATAGCTTTTCCTTTGGCCACTATTACGATCCCCAAAATATGGGCTTTTCCAGCCTGCGGGTGATTAACGAAGACATCATCCAACCCAGTCAAGGCTTTGGTACCCATGGCCACCAGGACATGGAAATTGTCACCTATGTGTTGTCGGGCAGCTTGCAGCACAAGGACAGCCTGGGCAATGGGTCCATCATCCGTCCCGGCGATGTGCAGCGCATGACAGCGGGCACCGGGATTCGCCACAGCGAGTTCAATGCCTCGGACACAGAGCCGGTACACTTATTGCAAATTTGGATTTTGCCAGAGACCTTGGGCCTAGAACCCAGTTATGAAGAAATCCACATTCCCGCCGCCGAAAAGCAGGGAACCTTGCGGTTGTTGGCTTCCCAGGATGGCCGATCGAACTCGGTCACCGTTCACCAAGCCATGAGCCTCTATGGGGCTGTGCTGGATGGCGGGGAGTCTGTCACCTATGATCTGCTGCCGGGGCGATCGCTGTGGCTCCAGGTGGCTCGGGGGGGGCTGACCCTGACCACGGCGGCGGGTTCCCAGGCTGTGGGGGCGGGGGATGGGGTGGCGATCGCGGCGGCAACGGCCTTAACCCTCACCGGAGACGCGGCCCTGGATCCAGCGGTCAGCGCCGAGATCCTGCTGTTTGACTTACCCGGTCTTGCTGGCCCTCAGTCCCCCTAG
- a CDS encoding LysR family transcriptional regulator — protein sequence MDKFECLRAFTQVVEQGGFAAAARQMNLSRSAVNKLVIHLEQDLGVKLLQRTTRCVTPTPTGLAFYDRCLQILTDLAEAETAVSQTQAEPKGLLKINAPMSFGIMHLAPLVADFAVLYPAVRVQVTLDDRPLDPFEAGYDLHIRIGERLYPSNLVVHPIYPTPLVLCAAPAYAARQGLPQTPADLREHSCLHYGYLSTGNQWRFTGAQGEETIAVTGVLCSNNGEVLRSAAIRGLGLVLLPQFLVTEALAAGTLVPLLPGYQPPQTWVQVLYPVNRHLSIKVKLFTAFLRDHLAPTPTAEP from the coding sequence ATGGATAAATTTGAATGTTTACGGGCCTTTACCCAAGTCGTAGAACAGGGGGGGTTTGCGGCGGCAGCTCGGCAGATGAACCTGTCACGATCGGCTGTGAATAAACTGGTGATCCACCTGGAACAGGACTTGGGGGTCAAACTGCTCCAGCGCACCACCCGCTGCGTCACCCCCACCCCCACCGGCTTGGCCTTTTACGATCGCTGCCTCCAAATCCTCACCGACTTAGCCGAAGCCGAAACCGCCGTCTCCCAAACCCAGGCGGAACCCAAGGGCTTATTAAAAATCAATGCCCCCATGTCCTTTGGCATTATGCACCTGGCTCCCCTGGTGGCGGACTTTGCGGTTCTGTATCCAGCAGTGCGGGTGCAGGTGACCTTGGACGATCGCCCCTTGGATCCCTTTGAGGCGGGCTATGACCTCCACATCCGCATTGGGGAACGACTCTACCCCAGCAATCTAGTCGTCCATCCCATCTACCCCACGCCCCTGGTGCTCTGTGCAGCCCCGGCCTATGCCGCCCGCCAGGGATTGCCCCAAACCCCAGCCGATCTGCGGGAGCATTCCTGTTTGCACTATGGCTATTTGTCTACGGGCAACCAATGGCGCTTTACCGGTGCCCAGGGGGAGGAGACGATCGCCGTAACAGGGGTGTTATGTTCCAATAATGGAGAGGTGCTGCGATCGGCGGCCATTCGAGGCTTGGGGTTGGTGCTGTTGCCCCAGTTTTTGGTGACGGAGGCGTTGGCAGCGGGAACTCTGGTGCCCCTGTTGCCGGGGTATCAGCCCCCCCAAACCTGGGTGCAGGTGCTATACCCGGTCAATCGCCACTTATCCATCAAGGTCAAGCTCTTTACGGCGTTTCTCAGGGATCATCTAGCCCCTACCCCCACCGCTGAACCCTGA